The genomic region GCTGTGTTCATCATGATCATACTGATCGCTTCCATACTGCAGACGAGTACAGGGTTCGGCTTCTCGATATTGGCGACGCCCTTTCTGCTGCTGATATTCGAACCTGCTGAAGCGATTCAGATCAATCTGGTCCTGTCCCTCGTCATTTCAGCTGCATTGATCCGGACCATCAGGCAGGACATCGACTATCCGGTACTCAGGCGTTTCATATCAGGCAGTGTCATTGGCCTTTTCATCGGAATAGGCCTCTTTCTGATGGCGGACATCGATGGATTGAAGCGTGTCATCGGCATCATCATCCTTGCATTGACGCTGCTTCTGCTCTTCAATTTCCGTATAGAGAGGAAGAAGGGCAGGGATTTCTTCGCGGGAGGCATCGCAGGCTCCCTTACGACCAGCATCGGCATGCCTGGACCACCGCTGCTTCTGTACTTCTCAGGGACAGACAGCCTGAAGGAGAAGGTGAGGGGGACGACGCTCGCATTCTATCTCTTCATCTATGCAGTGAGCCTTCTCATCCAGGTCGTCTTTGCCGGTACCGGACCAGTCGTATGGACCGCAAGCCTATGGGGGCTGCCCCTGGTTTTTATTGGACTGTATATAGGCCAGATGCTCTTCAGATACATCAACCAGAAAGGCTTCCGCATATTTACATACATCATCCTGGCGGCTACAGGCAGCTATCTCCTTCTCGATAGTTTCGGGATGCTTTAGAGGAGGGTGTAATAGAGCGGCCGAAGGCAAAAAACTGCCCCGGATCTGTAAGGACAGAACCGGGGCAGTCTTATTCGATATGCTTTTAAGTGATGTTATTGCGCAGTGAAGCCGCCGTCGACGGTCAGCGTATTTCCTGTCATGAAGCTGGAATCATCTGAAGCGAGGAACAATGCCGCTTTGGCCATTTCCTCGGACTGGCCGAGACGACCCATCGGTGTGATCTCGGAAAGTGTCTTCTTCTGATCTTCCGGAATGATCGGCGTGTCGATGAAGCCCGGACACAGTGCGTTGACACGGATGTTCTTTGCTGCATATTCGACACCGAGGGAGCGTGTGAGGTTGATGACGCCGCCCTTGGCTGCATTGTATGCTGCAGAGCCCGGTGCGCCGATCCAGCCGTACATTGAAGCGGTGTTGACGATGACCCCTTCACCCTGCTCAAGGAAGTGCTTGATGGCATGTTGTGCGAACAGGAATACCGCATCCAGATCGACATTAACGGTCTTGCGGTATTCGGCATAAGGGACTTCATGCGTCGGTTTCACCGCTCCGATTCCTGCGTTGTTGAAGAGGATGTCCACGCGGCCGAATTTCTTGATTGTCTTATTGAATACATTTTCCGCATCCGCTTCGCTCGTCACATCCGCTCTGATGAAGATGGCTTCATGACCGTTGGATGTATACTCTGAAGCAACCTCCTGGCCCTTCTCTTCATCCATGTCGACGAGTATGAGCTTGGCGCCTTCGGCTGCGAACAGATCTGCAGACGCCTTCCCGATGCCTGAAATTCCACCTGTGATGATCGTTACTTTGTCCTGTAGCTTACCCATGATTGACCTCCTGTAATTTTTAATCATATTCAACATGACACTGGACGATCGGAAGCACAGGAAACCTGCTTTCCTGAAGTTTCTATTCTGCTTCGACCTGCTTGAAATCCGTCCAGTCCATGAGGTTCTCCTTCAATGCTTCCCTTTTTTCCTTCGTTATATAGTCGCCAGGTCCATCGCCGTTCGGGAATCCTCTTTCTCCTTCGAATTCAGGGCGGTCCTGCATCAGGATGTATGCGGCGATGTTCGAAGCTTCCTGTTCACTTAAAGTACCGCCTTCCCCTTTTGGCATGTAGTTCTTGATATAGTACTGCAGCTTTGAAATCCTGGACAGCCCGGCGCCGTCATTGAATGAGTCCGGTCCCCAAAGGGCAGGGCCGGTGTTCGCTGCTTCCGGGCCGGATTGGCCGTGGCAGCTGAGGCAGTTGTATCGGGCGAGGTCTTGGGCGCCCTGTTCAACATTGGGAGCCGGCACGCTTTCTGCTGTATGCTGGACCGTCATGAATTCATACTGGTCCGGTGAATCGATATCCTTGCTCAAGTACTCATAATAGCTGATGAATGCTTCCATTTCCTCACTTTCGGGATCGATCGGTTTGCCGTTCATGCTTCTTGAGAAGCATCCGTTGATCCGCTCTTCAAGACTGACTTCCTTACCTGCACGCGCCATGTACTTCGGATATTTCTCCGTCACACCCACAAACGTAAGGTCCTTGGTCCTGCCCGCTCCGGCATGGCAGCTGACACAGCTCAAGTTGTTGCCGACATTTTCAGGAAGCAGGAGATGCGTGTCGGTATTGAGCTTCTCCCCATATTTGATCTTCTCCTGTTCCGCCTCGCTGAACTCCGAGAGGGGCGGACGGATCGTGGACATGTCCACTTCTTCTTCGATTGATGCTTCGTCATTTGAACAGGCCCCTAGAAAAATCAGCAGGGCGGGGACGAGTAGAATGAATTTGATTTTCATGACTGGTACCACCTTTATATATGTTGATTTATTGCTGTATTTTAAGGTGAAGAGCTGCCTTTACAATCCTCAATTTTCAAGTGAATATCTTTTAATGTATACCTTTTATGTAAAGATTGAGAATATTTGAACACACTTTCATTATATTGTATTGTGCAACTTTTATCAATATGATTTTAATTGAAGATACATCTTAAAAGCATCCCTATAGTCTGCATGTACGGATTAAAAAATATATAATTGAATATGGAAAGTGAATATGGAAAGAGATGCTCATCCCTGTGCAGAACCATTGAACATTCCCTCTATAATAGGTGGTTTCGACTGCTCGGGATAGGGAAGTTAGAAAATGAATTGATCAGCAGAAGGGGGCATTCGATGAAGGTATGCGTTTTTGGCGGTGGTGAAGCGGTAGGCGAGCATGTTGTGAAGTTTCTTGATGCAGCAGGACATGATGCCGCAACGATGGCGGAAACTGAGAACAGGGCGGAAGAACTGAAGATGCATGGTGCAGCAGAGGTGTTCATTTCTGAATCAGGGGATTTCTCCAAAGCGCTTGCCGGTGCCGATGCACTCATCTACATGCCGGGCGCAGGATCCGGTGCAGCTGAAAGCCAGGATGCACTGGTGGATCATGATGCCGTGAGTGCTGCACTTGAGGCGGCTCAGCGGGAGCAGGTCGGGCGCATCGTCTACTTGAGTGCCGTCCGCACGGATGAACCTGAGGAAACGAAGGAGACGGGAGGCAAGCATAAGCCGGAAGCATGGATGGAGGAGAGCGGACTCACCTACACGGTCATACGGGTCTCTAAAGCCGTCAGTAAGCCGGGGAAGGGCACGGTTAAAGCGGCAGAGTCGCTCGATGGAGAGGACGCTGAGATGCCGTATGAAGATGTGGCGGTCGTCCTTGTGGAGGCATTGGATAATGAAAATACATTCCGTAAGACATTTGAAGTGACAGCCGGGGAGACCGTGATAAAAGAGGCTTTGGATGCGCTATAAATGATAAGGTATATGAAAAGGAAAGGGGATTCATATGGGAAAGATAACGAAATATCTGCCGTCGGCGATCATGACGTCTTCGGTCGCCGCGCCGCTGGCCTATATGGCTTATATGTATCAGAAAGATGACCGGCAGCAACAGCACGCGATTCTGCGCAACTTCCCGCTGCTCGGGCGTGTACGGTATATATCCGAACATGTCGGGCCGGAACTGAGGCAGTACCTTTTTGCAGAGGATAATGAAGGGGAGCCGTTCTCAAGACTCGAGTTCCAGAACGTGGTCAAGGCGGGAAAATACAATGAACGGCTGCTCGGCTTCGGTTCCGACCGGGACTTCAAGGAAGAAGGCTATTTCATAAGGAACAGCGTATTTCCAAAGCTTGAGACCGAAATGCGGATCGACAATACACAGAAGACGAATACTTATAAATACATCGTCGACAATGAGGGGCTATTCTCCCGCAAGGAGCATCGTGAGGAAGCACAGGCCGATCCATATCTTCTGCGGGATGAGGACGCAATCGTGCTCGGAGAGGGCAGGTGCAGACAGCCATTCCATGTCAAAGGACAGGTCGGCATGTCCGGAATGAGCTATGGTGCGCTTGGCGAACGGGCGATCACCGCACTCTCGAGAGGGCTGGCTATTGCCGGCGGCACGTGGATGAACACCGGCGAAGGCGGGATATCCGACCATCACCTGGCCGGCAATGCGGACCTCATGATGCAGATCGGGCCGGGACTTTTCGGCGTCCGGACACCAGGCGGGGAATTCTCCTGGGACGCCTTCAGGGAAAAGGCGGAGATGGAGCAGGTGAAGGCCTTTGAAATCAAGCTTGCCCAGGGTGCCAAGACCCGGGGTGGCCACCTTGAAGGGAATAAGGTTACTGAAGAGATCGCCAGGATCCGGTTGATCGAACCGGGGAAGACCGTCAACAGTCCGAACCGTTTCGTCGAATACGATTCCTTCCCGAAGCTGTTCGACTTCATAGAGGAGCTGCGTGAAGTCGGCGGAAAGCCGGTGGGGATGAAGATCGTGGTGGGCGATAGTGAGAGCCTGGAAGAGATGGCCCAGATCATGAAGGAATCGGGGAAGGGCCCGGACTTCATCACCATCGACGGCGGTGAAGGCGGTACGGGTGCGACGTATCAGGAGCTTGCGGACTCCGTCGGTCTGCCGATCATGACCGCACTGCCGATCGTCGATGAGGTGCTTCGCGCATACGATATACGGGACCGCGTCAAACTGATTG from Salinicoccus sp. RF5 harbors:
- a CDS encoding c-type cytochrome; the encoded protein is MKIKFILLVPALLIFLGACSNDEASIEEEVDMSTIRPPLSEFSEAEQEKIKYGEKLNTDTHLLLPENVGNNLSCVSCHAGAGRTKDLTFVGVTEKYPKYMARAGKEVSLEERINGCFSRSMNGKPIDPESEEMEAFISYYEYLSKDIDSPDQYEFMTVQHTAESVPAPNVEQGAQDLARYNCLSCHGQSGPEAANTGPALWGPDSFNDGAGLSRISKLQYYIKNYMPKGEGGTLSEQEASNIAAYILMQDRPEFEGERGFPNGDGPGDYITKEKREALKENLMDWTDFKQVEAE
- a CDS encoding SDR family NAD(P)-dependent oxidoreductase encodes the protein MGKLQDKVTIITGGISGIGKASADLFAAEGAKLILVDMDEEKGQEVASEYTSNGHEAIFIRADVTSEADAENVFNKTIKKFGRVDILFNNAGIGAVKPTHEVPYAEYRKTVNVDLDAVFLFAQHAIKHFLEQGEGVIVNTASMYGWIGAPGSAAYNAAKGGVINLTRSLGVEYAAKNIRVNALCPGFIDTPIIPEDQKKTLSEITPMGRLGQSEEMAKAALFLASDDSSFMTGNTLTVDGGFTAQ
- a CDS encoding FMN-binding glutamate synthase family protein translates to MGKITKYLPSAIMTSSVAAPLAYMAYMYQKDDRQQQHAILRNFPLLGRVRYISEHVGPELRQYLFAEDNEGEPFSRLEFQNVVKAGKYNERLLGFGSDRDFKEEGYFIRNSVFPKLETEMRIDNTQKTNTYKYIVDNEGLFSRKEHREEAQADPYLLRDEDAIVLGEGRCRQPFHVKGQVGMSGMSYGALGERAITALSRGLAIAGGTWMNTGEGGISDHHLAGNADLMMQIGPGLFGVRTPGGEFSWDAFREKAEMEQVKAFEIKLAQGAKTRGGHLEGNKVTEEIARIRLIEPGKTVNSPNRFVEYDSFPKLFDFIEELREVGGKPVGMKIVVGDSESLEEMAQIMKESGKGPDFITIDGGEGGTGATYQELADSVGLPIMTALPIVDEVLRAYDIRDRVKLIASGKLITPDKAAIALAMGADLIHIARGFMISVGCIMAEVCHTNTCPVGVATTDDKLQEGLIVDEKLYRVTNYVTSMRAGLFNVAAAAGVDSPTKIERKHIVYKDGQGRISSVESMMEKLQK
- a CDS encoding NAD(P)H-binding protein, with translation MKVCVFGGGEAVGEHVVKFLDAAGHDAATMAETENRAEELKMHGAAEVFISESGDFSKALAGADALIYMPGAGSGAAESQDALVDHDAVSAALEAAQREQVGRIVYLSAVRTDEPEETKETGGKHKPEAWMEESGLTYTVIRVSKAVSKPGKGTVKAAESLDGEDAEMPYEDVAVVLVEALDNENTFRKTFEVTAGETVIKEALDAL
- a CDS encoding sulfite exporter TauE/SafE family protein, whose translation is MEIAVFIMIILIASILQTSTGFGFSILATPFLLLIFEPAEAIQINLVLSLVISAALIRTIRQDIDYPVLRRFISGSVIGLFIGIGLFLMADIDGLKRVIGIIILALTLLLLFNFRIERKKGRDFFAGGIAGSLTTSIGMPGPPLLLYFSGTDSLKEKVRGTTLAFYLFIYAVSLLIQVVFAGTGPVVWTASLWGLPLVFIGLYIGQMLFRYINQKGFRIFTYIILAATGSYLLLDSFGML